One window of Bactrocera tryoni isolate S06 chromosome 2, CSIRO_BtryS06_freeze2, whole genome shotgun sequence genomic DNA carries:
- the LOC120769461 gene encoding protein phosphatase PHLPP-like protein produces MIKSGKQKACIEMTGSKLKIRTNTLEQSNVKESNLNEKKLGYDETQLGGNILIGNYDFLKELEITDNGMDILDLSSLAQLETLTCNHNKLKELIMNGKSLKTVTARHNNLATIKALSPPTHLVNIDISYNDFEELPDWLGACYNLESLYVEHNRLWTIDNIFATDGFRKLHTFSLAYNRLTTLNISTLIFGAVGNLYLQCNKLQKLPDNFFAITHKTLRLLNVSCNNLCAVGDSQDIKDNWCLEELYLSNNNLNENIFSTFVRARQLRIIHAAYNNIRELPENIIRNWTDLEVLVLSGNKLQNLPENICVLTKLEVLRLHSNLLHTTPSLTKLANLKVLDLAHNHLDHVNLLSIMPKNIKYLDLSCNLQLQFDERQVQMCQSLKKMSFVDVSGKNRASLPTNKLAEMKDSNVLRQPWMTGFTETIGKCRKLLVKQIRLCNFAEDEGLFGMLESATLGALNTTCVNLVPQILLHERSVKETAKEYMKYTLLSVYQRLASERGCDDLHIALCHIAKESAGFKDYMRPKRSKRFILRVASIGNIEAHLVRKTSTICLTGDSYNTSLSHADNFKDSANAVITDPTIHETFLSNDDEFLVLCNANIWRVMDIERVTQEIRREENIVLAAKRLQDIAQSFGADENLSVIIVRFRYIGTDVDDLLKELKQTVRKNPITQNMNCDDKHSIGSQRLIGRCSPRQVLMGAMLKSDRSSPSGQSDQVQNFLNKGVNGEEYAFATEHVLEEDDDELEILHETDSVLSEEQFKCWEYMLEQNTQLLFDKELNTISKSITKNHNSELPAELNISLDKSEYKESNLIKTFGNRFISHSSPQLLYSEIKKPLTTFTHKHQEKRQQQRQQQQQQQKHQQQVSFLSKHFGSCRSFQTQSRYNLFESKSQNSVNVGLNSKWSGGPNAAYFGSLQRLMPYNLEYDFTVTQDRTAFNEEDDEYDEQEDRMKKYWGIATTEL; encoded by the exons tttttaaaagaaTTGGAAATCACTGATAATGGCATGGATATACTTGATTTGAGCTCTTTGGCACAACTTGAGACCCTCACTTGCAATCATAACAAATTGAAAGAATTGATAATGAatggaaaaagtttaaaaacagTAACGGCAAGACACAACA ATCTTGCTACAATAAAAGCGCTATCACCGCCAACTCATCTTGTAAATATTGACATTTCTTACAATGATTTCGAAGAACTACCGGATTGGTTGGGAGCCTGCTATAATTTAGAGAGTTTATATGTCGAACACAACCGTCTCTGGACCATTGACAACATATTCGCTACAGATGGATTTCGTAAATTACATACATTCAGTTTGGCCTACAATCGGCTAACAACCCTGAATATTTCAACACTAATTTTCGGTGCCGTTGGAAATTTATACTTGCAAtgcaataaattacaaaaattaccaGACAACTTCTTTGCCATCACGCATAAAACACTGAGACTGCTGAATGTCTCGTGTAATAACTTGTGTGCGGTCGGGGATAGTCAAGACATCAAAGATAACTGGTGCTTGGAAGAGTTATATCTCTCTAATAATAATCTGAATGAGAATATATTCTCCACTTTTGTGCGTGCGAGACAGTTACGCATCATACACGCAGCTTATAATAACATACGTGAACTACCTGAAAATATTATACGAAATTGGACTGATTTAGAGGTGCTCGTCTTATCGGGGAATAAACTACAAAATCTACCTGAAAATATTTGCGTGCTCACGAAATTGGAAGTTTTACGTTTACATTCGAATCTGCTACACACAACGCCAAGTCTTACGAAATTAGCGAATTTGAAAGTTTTGGATTTGGCACACAATCATTTGGATCACGTAAATCTCTTGAGTATTATGCCaaagaatataaaatacttGGATCTGTCATGCAATCTACAATTACAATTCGACGAGCGACAAGTGCAGATGTGTCAGTCTTTGAAGAAAATGAGCTTTGTGGATGTGAGCGGTAAAAATCGCGCTTCCTTGCCCACAAACAAATTGGCGGAAATGAAAGATAGTAATGTTTTGCGACAGCCCTGGATGACCGGATTTACCGAGACGATTGGGAAATGTCGAAAATTGTTAGTTAAACAAATACGTCTGTGTAATTTCGCTGAAGATGAGGGTCTTTTTGGTATGCTCGAATCGGCCACTCTGGGTGCACTCAACACGACATGCGTTAATTTGGTGCCACAAATATTATTACACGAGCGTAGTGTAAAAGAAACAGCTaaagaatatatgaaatatacattATTGTCGGTCTATCAGCGCTTGGCAAGTGAGAGAGGCTGTGATGATCTGCATATTGCGTTGTGTCACATTGCCAAAGAGAGCGCAGGCTTCAAAGATTATATGAGACCAAAGCGCAGTAAACGTTTCATTTTACGCGTCGCCAGTATTGGTAATATAGAAGCGCATCTTGTGCGTAAAACGTCGACAATTTGCCTGACAGGCGACAGTTATAATACGTCGTTGTCACATGCCGATAATTTTAAGGACTCAGCCAATGCGGTCATCACTGATCCCACAATACACGAAACGTTTTTAAGCAACGACGATGAGTTCTTAGTGCTCTGTAATGCGAACATTTGGCGTGTTATGGATATAGAACGCGTTACACAGGAGATACGacgtgaagaaaatatagttttagCTGCCAAACGTTTACAAGATATTGCTCAAAGCTTCGGCGCAGATGAGAATCTGAGCGTTATAATAGTACGTTTCAGATATATCGGCACCGATGTGGATGATCTGTTGAAAGAGCTAAAGCAAACGGTACGCAAGAATCCCATCACACAAAATATGAACTGTGATGATAAGCACTCGATCGGTAGTCAACGTCTAATTGGTCGCTGTTCACCGCGTCAAGTCTTAATGGGCGCAATGCTGAAAAGCGATCGTTCCTCGCCGAGTGGCCAAAGCGATCAAGTGCAAAACTTTCTGAATAAGGGTGTAAACGGCGAGGAATATGCCTTTGCAACCGAACATGTGCTAGAAGAGGACGATGATGAATTGGAAATTTTACATGAAACCGATTCAGTGCTGTCAGAGGAACAATTCAAATGTTGGGAATACATGTTGGAACAAAATACACAACTACTCTTCGACAAAGAACTCAACACAATATCCAAATCGataacaaaaaatcataatagtGAATTGCCGGCGGAACTTAATATCAGTCTGGATAAAAGTGAATATAAGGAgagtaatttaataaaaacttttggcAATCGCTTTATATCGCATAGTTCGCCGCAACTGTTGtacagtgaaattaaaaaaccgcTCACAACATTTACACACAAACATCAGGAGAAACGTCAGCagcagcgacaacaacagcagcaacagcagaaaCATCAACAGCAAGTATCTTTCCTGTCAAAACACTTCGGCAGCTGTCGTTCATTTCAAACGCAATCCCGTTATAATCTCTTCGAATCGAAAAGTCAAAATTCGGTTAATGTTGGTCTCAACTCGAAGTGGAGTGGTGGCCCCAATGCTGCCTACTTTGGTTCATTACAACGTCTGATGCCATACAATTTGGAGTATGATTTCACAGTTACACAGGATCGCACAGCATTCAATGAGGAAGATGACGAGTACGATGAACAGGAGGATCGCATGAAAAAATATTGGGGTATAGCGACTACAGAGCTctag